AGTTACCTGAGAGAGGCCTCAATGCTAGAGTTCAAAGAGCTTgtcaagctggccgacaggggtaatacgTCCGataggtttcaagaccggagcataccctTGTAAAAATCCCAGAAGTGATCTAGTGAGTGATGCCTAGAGCGTACTGAAACTATGAAGGGAACATTTCTCCAACTTGGCGAATAGCGGCGAAAGCTTAACACCAGGaaatggtgaacccgattcctcagtcgatgacgatgaagcgagttccattgcccgaccatgaagaatttCAAATAGCATTTACCCATCTGAGGAACAACACAGCGGCGgtggccgatggattaccggccgagctattcaaatacggcggcgaagaactgataaggagcatgcatcagcttctttgtcgAACACGGTCGTACGAAAGCATTCccgacgattgaaatttaagcgTACTCTGCCCTATCTATAAAAAGGGAGACCTATAATTcatggtcttttgcgcattggaAACGGCGAATACGACAGTCGATGGAATAGTGAAAACACTCCGGCACTGGGAATGTTCGACGAAGTACCCGGGGGAAAATCTGCACACCGAAGCTGCTAatttattgtatggaaaacttttttaatttggaaaGATGTCTTCGCAAAATTTGGcagatattattttaaaagacaATGGTACAAATTCTGAGGAAATTGtctagatcggacaactatagtctatagctgtcatacaaaattagCGATAAAAGTTAAGTTCTTGCATGAAAAACGTTCTCATTTGAAACTTaacgtaaataaatatttaaagcagtTATGCAATATCCAAAGAAATTGACCagatcggaccgctatagccatataaactgaacgacaaaaatctagttcttgtatgaaaaacttttttatttgacaggaTATCTTCGCAAAAAATGGCAaagattattatctaaggcagctatgtaatatccgaagaaaacaatcagatcggaacactatagcctatagctgccgtacaaactaaCCGGTCaatatcaagttcttgtatgaaacaCTTGTCTTTTTTGTGTGGTGCAACCGCAGTTAAAGATTTTCTGGTTACAGTACATACTACTATTTATATCTATGCAAGTAAGTCATGTGtactcttatacatatatggtttacATACTGCCTATTCACTAGATGTGTACAGCAAAAACCATACTCTCCTCAAACCACCGTCTTTAGTCCACTGTATAACTACGCATATTATTTCACACACACTTCATATGTcccttttgtttaatttctcagttttattttaagatttttaccaTTCAgttaattctattttattttcttacagTTAATAGTCCTGCTTGCCTCTTTTCAATATGCAACAATATGGAAAACTTAAATGAATGCATCTCAATttatgcaacagcaacaaaaacaaagaaacctGCATCCCTTTGTCCATTCGTGcgtaaattgtaattttaagtttctttgtgCGAGCAcgtatatgcacacatacatacatatctgtatgTGTATAAGCTTCGTagtcatttatgtatattgattAAGGTGAATTTTCGAAGTTGCTACTTTCTTTTTGCCATACGCCGACGCCTGCATGCACTTACATTTTACTCagctacaaaaaaatataccgTTATTAACTGTGTACATGTGCGTATGAATGTGTGGTCGATATCCGCCTGTTGAGCCCTTTGAGCACTCGCACCAGCAGCGCCAATTGATAGTCGATCAAGCGTAGCAAGCCAACTATGAGGATTCTTACAaagcatacatgtgtgtgtatatgtacatgcatatttatataggtgtatgtaagtatatatgtagttgcgtttttgtatatttctattAGTTCGTCTGCGATTTTGTCATACTTTTTTGCAGCTTTGCTACTACTTTTAATGCCATTCAGCTGCTTGCCTCTTCGGCGGATTGCGTTCAGAGGCGCTCCTCCATGCGTCCTCACTATAATTGACATGTGTTTGATTGGTAGGTGTGTGttgtctgtgtgtatgtgttatcCGATTGGTGGCATCGCTTTTCCGGGTTTATTGAATTTGTCATTCATAGTCATGCGATTAACGCCAcagtgtaataaaaatattcatattatgGCAACAGGAAGGgagtataaaagaaaataatggcgtaagaaaaaagtttaatacgTTAAAGGAATTATGGATTAAAAAATCGCTTTGATGAAGTGCAAAGAAAACACGTAAGGTAAATAGACAAATAACGCTGCTCTGTATTGTGCGAGATAAAATTGTATGTGAACGTAAATGGAATTTGAGACGCTGGCTTTTAAAGTATGATTATGTAGGATTTATAAGGAGTTTAatggatattttaatttaactagGAACTAAATCAAACAGCATAGAAGCAGAGTAATTTCGATACTGTATTTccgtttaattttaaaaatcgtCCTTTCTTtggctatacatacatatatatgtacatcagtTAAAGATACAGATTTGGCTGAAGATACCTGAAGTCGAAGTTGGAAGGTTGGGTTAGATCAAAGGGTTGATCCAGAATCGATGGATGCTACTTGGATAACTATTAGTCCTTTATGTTACCCAGAAACTCCCTAAGGTGCATTACCTCATAGATCGACGGAGTGATTTCAGCTTACCTTACCTCTTAAGGTTTATTTTGAACCAAAAGGATCTTGCAGTCGCGCAAGTTGTGGTTGTTGACCAGAGCCTGGCAAGCTCACTGGAGGTCCATAGGTCCATACCTAGAGCGCGAGAGGACATCGGAAAACCGACTTACTCTCAATCAGATGAAATTGAGTAAAGGATGCTCTCCCTAGTAAACTGATCAGCTTTGCAGTgttgcgattccgctgtgagcTCAAAGTCAATATAGCTGCTAGGCTATTAGAGTGAATACACACCTCTTTGAATGAGATTTCACTTCGGAGCAGTAAAGGGTTTGTCTGGAtcttcttccgccgcgactttACTTCGGCAGAAGACATTCCTAGCTAACTAACGAGCGGAAATTGTAGGCATAGCATTACCTTCTCTATCTTATTCTTGACagtcagaaatttttaaaaattccaaaacttTTCCTACTGGCCCCTAATTCATTAGTTCGAGTTCATATCATTAActacataataataatttccgtaataaatcaactaaaaaagcaatataatttatgaatataagCTGTTAACTATGTACACAACCATTCATAAAAACTTGCATCACCATAAACACCCAGACGATATCTCGTAAAACTGATTATCAGCTGAAGATAAAGAGGCCCAAAATAGCTGAGAACATAGAACAAATGCAATATTTGGACACGAGCTGCGTCGCTGATAAAATCACTGGAGCAAAGAGCTGTCGTGTTGGGTTTTATAGTATATCTTCTTGCTCTTGCTGAAAAGCTGAGCGCAAATTAAAGCTCAGCAACGCTCCACAAGCGCACGTTGTGTTGGTGAATGATTTTAGTAACTTTGTGAGCTGACCGAATTTTAGTTTACTTTGTGCGCGGCTGCTGGCTTGTTCAATGGAATTGTTAGTTGGAAAGCAAATCGTGTGAAATGTGTAGTTGACAAGTAGTGCCAGCACttgataaaaatcaatattttacaaaattatttagttatataaGCATTAAGtagttatttataaacaaattttccacAAGTAATACGTCCAAACGCGTTTTAGTGAGCATTATATACGCAAATATGTCCAGTTTTGTGAATGTTGTGCGTGGTGTCTTCCGCCGTCATCCCTTTCTCGCCAACAGCGCCATCTATGGCAGCTTATATGTTGCGGCCGAGTATTCGCAGCAATATTTGGTGAAGCGTGTGCTGGTAAATGcgtattttttgcattttttgttgttatatatatattatttacgaGGATAAGATGTTTATAGCAGTGTGTGTAATCGGTTGTTGATGAACATTCGTATATAAATAATGCCGGAGCTATAATGGAACtgcgaaaatatatgaaaaatgaaatgagaacgAAGATCATATGTAAAAAGTTTGCCTTCAGAGACCATAAACTTGTAGGACTCCAGATTTTTGGGTTCGAATGCATTGTGTATGTAGTGAAAATCATTGGAAACAGGTCTTATGGTAGACATGCTACCTAGAAGAATCAAAGTTGACATTTCCTCTTACAGCGACCTCAGGGCTATCCGACATTAACACGGTTAATATACATTGATGAGGTGCTTTGAAGTTACTTTAATGGCAACTACTAGATATAGCGTTCAATAAGagtaaatttaaagaaatcagATCATGTTTTATATCTTTTACTTTCTAAAAAGTTCCAGAATGTTAATATACTGTCTAAAATATACTGAGGCTACCTGCCCGATGTACAAAGATTCCAGTATTTGTCTGATATACTGAAGAGAACAGTAGGATTTTATGATATGGTGTAGAATttattctcaaatatttcgCTCCATTATAAAATCTGTTGATTTTGAATGGATGTATAGTTCTAGGATGCCGTTCTAAGGACTAAAATATATTCAGGCtactttctttatatatattccTATATAGATTAtttgatatattatatacaatcgTACGAAAGTTGAATGATGCGATGCGGTATATCCACTCTACTGGAGTGGAAGATGGTTCTAGGATGGGCTAAGTGAAGTTATATAAGTATAACTAGGAAACTTTTTAAGTGAATTAAGTAACTTGCATCATTTAATCATaataaatttacacaaatacaccatacacacacacatatacaatatacttCTTTTCGCGCACAGCCGGAAACCGAAGCGGAAAAAGAGGATATCGATTATGCCACAATAGGTCGGTATGCTGTAATGGGTACAACCGTTTTCGCACCAACACTCTATACATGGtttgttgatttttatatttttttcagaaaggGTATTCACAAAGCTCAAAAGATGAAATTTcagctaaaatattttatatgaaagtaGTCGCAAAGTTTgatattttactaatatttttgagaaaaaatttagtaataaattattattaaataataattattaaaattttaataaaaagaagttttataaaaaattgttaaagaataattactaaaatattattaaaaaaattataaaaaattattaaaagtaaattacaaaaattgtatttaaaaaaatacataaaaaatttctttcaaaaataattgctaaaatttaaaaaaagaaaaaattgcataaaaaggtgttaaaaaattaattaataaaatcatacaaaattattaatatttcttaaattttaataataaaaaatgtgtcataaaaaaatttttaaaaataattactaaaattttataaaaaattgtctgaaaataattactaaatttttagtGAAACAATTTTCTTGAATACCCTTTCCTGCATTTATTATTTCCTTATTTACATTAAGTGCCAATGATTTATACTTTCATTCATATTCAATTTCATATCTACACCGCTTTGTGTTCCGGCGCACATTTGCTTATttgcttttgaatattttatgtacGATGTTACTTTTGCATTGCCCTTTTATtggctttaattaaaataaatttgcaactaAGTTGTTTTTGTCTGTGCGCACAAATAAATTAATCATGAACCTCACTCAGCACCAGACCATGCAAAGCGCACCTTAATTTTGTTATCACATCACATTTTCGCTCTCTATCATAAACGCTCTTACTTTGTTTACACAAAAACTCACCAGCTTGTTTGAAATTTAAGGTTTAACACAGTCACAGCACATTTTAGTGTTTATGCCTTATCATGGTGTGCTTATCATACGTTTATCCATGAATTCACCACATGGTTACGAAATGCACGTGTTGTGTCTCAACACATAAACAGCTGTTTAGTTTGCTTTCTCAATTGCTCTctttttctcacttttttccTCTATCTCTCTCTGTCGTTTTCTTAACCTCTTCTCCTTTCTTGTGTGCAACTCTCGCAGTTTTACACCAGTATTCTTTATTCTTTGAGCTTTTCTACAATCACCAACAACTTTACCAAAGTTTCGTAAGTAAAGCTCATGCTGGTAAAAATCAAGCTTTGTTAGAGATACTTTTACACCTTTGAAGAAATGTTAGTTGAAGCTGACTTTTGAATATATGGGTACgcagaaaaatttcttcagttaTTCTCTTTTAAGTCCGGTCCGACCGTCTAGATTTCCGAAGCATATAATTCTAGTCATTTTATCCAGTAAgctgaatttttcttcaaaatctcTTTACGAATTTTGCACTCATTTTAAAGTAGCGAACTTAATGTCAAGGAAAACTTTTCGCTCAGTGTTGGTTTTACTTCTCAACTGCTTTGCGGTACTCTAAGACCTAAGTAGTGACAGTTTTCTAAGTATCTTTGGGAGTGAAGTAACTGAGTTGGTAaccaatttattattattcaaaggGAAAACTTGTTAACCATATCAACAATCAAGACTCATGAGTTAGTCTTGTTGCTCTGTATGCTGTAACTTATTAACTTTTAGCGGCCAAGGCTTGAAGTTTAATTTCTGGTCTTTTAAGCTGTGATTAGTTACGCTTAAGTTCCATAAACCACACATTTTAAAGGGTTTAGTTTAAAgcgattttttcataaaattgattttccaaaaaactgctgaatatattttttatattttgatttttaatttttcactttcaagTGTCAACATTTTTCGcaatttacaaatacatttatataaaaatttattttttaaattatatataatataaatatcgtatgtaatataaatatcgTTTTAACAACTTCAGCACATAAGTAAAAACACTTAAACTTTGCACTCATATTTTTAGGCACAAAAAACTGCTTCACTCAATGTGAGTTAGTCTTGTATAGCGCAGCTTAAATGGATACAATTTTGCGGCATTGTCTCTCTTAGCGTGCACATTTCAAAGCCTATGCACTGTTCCGTCTAATATTAtagcaaatttaagaaaatatttattaaacaccAGCTTATTTATATCACTTTCAATTAAATAGGTACAAATGGTTGGATGGCACCTTCCCTGGCACTACCAAACAGATAATCCTTAAAAAGCTGGTGCTGGATCAATTCGTGTTAACACCCTACCTGCTGACTGCTTTCTATACAGGTAAGTagattttcatttacaaatttaagtgaataaaagcagttattcaaaaaaaaaattattcatattaaactataaaatatttttactcaaatatttCCAATGGTCCGCAATTACTTTCAGGCATGTCATTGATGGAGCAAGCTGAGGATCCCTTCAAGGAGTTACGGGAGAAATTTCTGCCCACATTCACACGCTCTTGCATCTTTTGGCTGCCAGCGCAAACTTTGAACTTCGTAATGGTTGCGCCGAGATTTCGTGTTATTTACATGGGGGTCTGCGGCTTTATATGGGTGAATATTTTATGTTGGATCAAGCGGCAACCTAATGAGCTGGAGCCTGCGAGTGAGGTGAAACTGAAGGTGGCTGGTCAATAGAGGCTTAAACTAAgtagattttttagaaatttgaggtttttaataatttagtgCACTAGCAAATGCAATGCTATGAGATTTGAGCTTATTTTAACTTGTATTTAGAGAAGCTTTAAATagcgtttttgaaaaaaaaaatattaaaaagaggCTTATAGAATGCATTTAGGTATTACCATTAGGTAATACCATTTTTAAAGACAACATGTCATAAATTGGtgagagaaaaaattaaacgaatttaaGCGAAGAGTTTCGGGAGAAAACGTTTTTTGAAAGATGTGAGATTTGTCTTAAGTTAACAATAAGTTACTTTTCATAAGCTGTTACAAacgaatttatttgtaaaaaataaaaaaaaacattacaataAAGTCTATTTCATTTAATCGAtatttatcgacaaattttatGTGATTTCAACTAATGAATACTTATCGATAAATGAGTGTGATTTAGGAGTGTCTATATCGATTAATCGATactaattgatatttttttcgcaatttcaattaatttatatttatcgaaaaatataaCGGGATTTATAAAAgcgaaattttcatgaaaatgtTTACAAAGTGTATTAATAATATTCGAAATTGACCGATGTATTGAGTAAACGCTatattttaacgaatttttgcaaaatatttcaaaatatctcTAACATGTACAACGACTTTACATGAACTAGAGACACAGActataattaaaactttataCGCCAAATAACAATATGATTATCGATTATTCGAATTATATCGATTatataaatatcgataaatttgtcgattattttttgtaaaatatttacaaagcaaACTATTAATAATTCTCATAATACCGTCTACAATGATTGTACGAAAATCGATAAATTTATGGatttaaaaacaatacaatGTAAACTGTCTTTAATTCATGGCGTTTCACCTTAGATGAGTGTATGATATTCATATAATTTGATAGTGTAACTAACTCACTTGTAGTGCAGCGCTTGGAGATTTGCCACACCAAAAGAGCGAAACACTCTGTGAAGTGCATTACTACTTGCGTGCGCTtaaatactcacacacacaccttcAAACATACACAAGTGAGTTTCTGTAAGTCAAGCGTCGctatacaatacaataaacCTTTCGGTatgcatatgaaaataaatgttacgtatacgccatgactGCTAGGCGAAAAACGCGCTGTACGGCTCCGTTAGCTGCACAGGCTGGctttaagcaacaacaaagccggCATTAATGTGGCGTAAATCTTTAtgctttttgtgaaaaattgccgagcgatttttgttgttgttgcctttgcaACGCCCCCATTCGGCAAGTGTGCCATAACAATATGTTGCCGCACGGCAGGGCACAGTGCCGTTGaaataacaataatacaaaaaatacgcCTTCGCACCTCTCGAAAAATGAGGTTGCAACCAGTTTTTGGCAAAAGGttaaaaatttccatatttCCATATGCCAAAGCAACAAGCGGCGCAACCGCTGCCGCGTAAAAGTATTTTGTTTGCGCCCGAATTTGTATCCTTTGCGCATATGCTGGCAGCGCAACagttgttcacataattttaacACCTACACAAGCAAGCAATTGcgtgaataaataatttttggtcacaCAATGGCGGCACAGTGAAAAAGTAAACAGGCAGCGATGGTAAAATGTGCACGGGCGCCGCCACAACAACGGCGGCATAGCCTTGAGTGGCGTCGGTGGAGTCGACGTTTTCGGCAAAACGCTAACTAGCGCAAAGATTAATGAGCGCAAATTTTAAATGTACGCTGTGTAGCGtttatatttgcataatttgtgTAGCATTTTACACCTTTTAACGCGCTGCCATCAAATGTGTCGGTCTGCTTGCCTGCCTGCCCGTCTACCGAACGTCTTCCGTCGCGTGGCACAACAAGTGAAGTGCAGCACCTTTGTTGGGCTTTATTTTCaacgttattttttgttgcttgtgGCGACAGCAGCagttgccatttcagttcaaggacataaatttgctgaaaaatgagtggaaatattttttctctgctGCTTTTGTATGCAGTTAACCTTTTCGCCGCTTTGTcgtataatttgaaatttaaaaattttgcaactttTCACAACTTTCATTGCTCACACTTCGCTCTCAATTGCTCCATGCCGCAACGTGTGTTGCATAGCTAAAAAGTGTTACCCTTTCAAGTATTTTCGTGTCATGAGAAATTGCATATAAAAAGGTAGTAGTTTTGGTGCCGTCTGTAGccttgctgtttttgttgttgttcaagtGCTCACAGTAGCTGTTGGTAGTTGAGTAAGTAACTGGTTGAGTTGACAGTTGGGTCGAGTGCTTTTCTTGCTAAGGCCAATGTGGCCAAGTGGAAGACACGGTAAAAACTCACGCTTTGCTGGAAATTAGCTTAGAAAAAGTTTGCACAGttaactgttgtttttgtagcggtTATGAATAGATAAATTCATGCTGCTATGACACCTATTGATAGCAAGCGTAAAAAAGTTGCAATAACCGCACGTTGCTTGTATTTGATTATACATGGCAAAGGAGGAGTAGGAATGGGATGAGTGGCAATGGTTGGTGACACACAAATTTAgcgaaattacaaaataaaactgGATTGCATATCAGAGCAGTGTAAGGTAGGTGTAAA
This genomic stretch from Bactrocera dorsalis isolate Fly_Bdor chromosome 5, ASM2337382v1, whole genome shotgun sequence harbors:
- the LOC105229424 gene encoding mpv17-like protein, producing the protein MSSFVNVVRGVFRRHPFLANSAIYGSLYVAAEYSQQYLVKRVLPETEAEKEDIDYATIGRYAVMGTTVFAPTLYTWYKWLDGTFPGTTKQIILKKLVLDQFVLTPYLLTAFYTGMSLMEQAEDPFKELREKFLPTFTRSCIFWLPAQTLNFVMVAPRFRVIYMGVCGFIWVNILCWIKRQPNELEPASEVKLKVAGQ